Proteins from one Candidatus Dormiibacterota bacterium genomic window:
- the nusG gene encoding transcription termination/antitermination protein NusG yields MAEAELNGKTQEAQGAPAPAKPRGRRPAPKEAAEAGRVWTGERVSVGEGHPAPPETPASPPLAVVPAGEAKPVPAEGEPHWYVVHAYSGHEEKVRNNLMKRVDSMDMHDRIFEVLVPTEDVIEIKDGQRRHVAKRTFPGYILVNMIMSDESWYVVRNTPGVTSFVGSGNKPVPLQEKEIKSIQKQIKAEAPKVRVEYQVGENVRVIDGPFSDFHGKVDEINADKGKLKVLVNMFGRETPVELDLLQVERLK; encoded by the coding sequence TTGGCTGAGGCAGAGTTGAACGGCAAGACGCAGGAGGCGCAAGGCGCGCCCGCGCCGGCAAAGCCGCGCGGCCGCCGGCCGGCGCCCAAAGAGGCTGCTGAAGCCGGCCGCGTCTGGACCGGCGAGCGAGTCTCGGTCGGCGAAGGCCATCCGGCCCCGCCCGAAACGCCCGCGTCGCCGCCGCTCGCGGTTGTTCCGGCGGGCGAGGCCAAGCCGGTCCCCGCTGAAGGCGAGCCGCACTGGTACGTCGTCCATGCCTATTCCGGTCACGAAGAGAAGGTGCGCAACAACCTGATGAAGCGCGTCGACTCGATGGACATGCACGATCGGATCTTCGAGGTGCTCGTCCCCACCGAAGACGTCATCGAGATCAAAGACGGCCAGCGGCGTCACGTCGCCAAGCGAACCTTCCCCGGCTACATCCTGGTCAACATGATCATGTCGGACGAGTCCTGGTATGTGGTGCGGAACACGCCCGGCGTGACCAGTTTCGTCGGCTCCGGCAACAAGCCGGTGCCGCTGCAGGAGAAGGAGATCAAGTCGATCCAGAAGCAGATCAAGGCGGAAGCGCCCAAGGTACGGGTCGAGTACCAGGTGGGCGAGAACGTGCGCGTCATCGATGGGCCGTTCTCGGACTTCCACGGCAAGGTCGATGAGATCAACGCCGACAAGGGCAAGCTCAAGGTGTTGGTGAACATGTTCGGCCGGGAGACACCGGTCGAACTGGACCTCCTCCAGGTGGAGCGGTTGAAGTAA
- the secE gene encoding preprotein translocase subunit SecE yields MQRTTTPAPRRGIIRNFEDILGELRKVIWPSWGELRTMTFVVIVTVVVVSLMLGLIDYVLTQTLVKLEFPKVG; encoded by the coding sequence GTGCAACGCACCACAACTCCCGCACCGCGCCGGGGTATCATCCGGAACTTCGAGGACATCCTCGGCGAGCTCCGAAAGGTGATCTGGCCCAGCTGGGGCGAGCTACGCACGATGACGTTTGTCGTGATCGTGACGGTGGTAGTGGTGTCCCTGATGCTTGGACTGATCGACTACGTGTTGACGCAAACGCTCGTAAAACTGGAGTTCCCAAAAGTTGGCTGA
- the rpmG gene encoding 50S ribosomal protein L33 — translation MPALASIITLQCQTCKERNYTTVKNKKNDPDRLEVKKFCPRCRKHTAHRETK, via the coding sequence ATGCCTGCCCTAGCGTCGATCATCACCCTGCAGTGTCAGACTTGTAAGGAGCGCAACTACACCACCGTCAAGAACAAGAAGAACGACCCCGACCGGCTCGAGGTCAAGAAGTTCTGCCCGCGGTGCCGGAAGCATACTGCGCACCGGGAAACGAAGTAG